One Candidatus Methylomirabilota bacterium genomic window carries:
- a CDS encoding arginase family protein, whose product MYTRDLLPSFAGVNTFARMPEGTFEALRAGMVAVAGVAHDGTSSSRQGVRQGPKGIREASVDFTYDLYASTSKAVIHVGTGRILRLPAGAQLVDVGDLPVYPMDLARTLDTCRRAAAAIVRRGAFPVVLGGDHFITVPLVQGVVEAIGKRVGLIQLSTQLDLGERDAVWGPDWHGATIRRLVEGGSVDPRNVAFVGTQGYVTYPEWEFARAQGMTVITADDARAAGARGTIERALAAAGAGCEAVYLSLDIDVVDSGYASGTGDVLVGGLTPAEVLALMRELSHAGHIAALDVVEVAPGLDQRGRSERLAAEAIVELIAPRVFGA is encoded by the coding sequence ATGTACACGCGAGACCTGCTGCCGTCGTTCGCCGGCGTCAACACCTTCGCTCGGATGCCGGAGGGCACGTTCGAGGCGCTGCGGGCGGGAATGGTCGCCGTGGCCGGCGTGGCCCACGACGGGACGTCGAGCTCGCGGCAAGGCGTCCGGCAGGGGCCGAAGGGGATCCGCGAGGCGAGCGTCGACTTCACCTACGACCTCTATGCCTCGACGAGCAAGGCCGTGATCCACGTGGGGACCGGGCGCATCCTGCGGCTTCCCGCCGGGGCGCAGCTGGTCGACGTCGGGGACCTGCCCGTCTACCCGATGGACCTCGCCCGGACGCTCGACACCTGTCGGCGGGCGGCGGCGGCGATCGTCCGGCGGGGCGCGTTCCCGGTCGTCCTGGGCGGCGACCACTTCATCACGGTCCCGCTCGTCCAGGGGGTCGTCGAGGCTATCGGCAAGCGGGTGGGCCTGATCCAGCTCTCGACCCAGCTCGACCTCGGTGAGCGGGATGCCGTGTGGGGACCCGACTGGCACGGGGCGACGATCCGGCGGCTCGTGGAGGGCGGGAGCGTCGACCCGAGGAACGTCGCCTTCGTCGGCACCCAGGGATATGTCACCTATCCGGAGTGGGAGTTCGCCCGCGCTCAAGGCATGACCGTCATCACCGCGGACGACGCCCGAGCGGCCGGCGCCCGGGGCACGATCGAGCGGGCGCTGGCGGCGGCCGGGGCGGGGTGCGAGGCCGTCTACCTGAGCCTCGACATCGACGTCGTGGACTCGGGATACGCGTCGGGGACCGGGGACGTCCTGGTGGGCGGGCTCACCCCGGCCGAGGTCTTGGCGCTGATGCGGGAGCTGTCCCACGCCGGCCACATCGCGGCGCTGGACGTGGTCGAGGTCGCGCCAGGCCTGGACCAGCGGGGCCGGTCGGAGCGGCTGGCGGCCGAGGCCATCGTCGAGCTGATCGCCCCCCGGGTGTTCGGGGCCTGA